A part of Rhopalosiphum maidis isolate BTI-1 chromosome 3, ASM367621v3, whole genome shotgun sequence genomic DNA contains:
- the LOC113558597 gene encoding short transient receptor potential channel 4-like: MLDRLLEFDETNNGTGNRGKGIGWNRVRSDDGVNAADPEDDDDSEEFPRFMTPLMLAAQCGLYETVEYLVNRGHKLDRPHPPRCTCSDRCMVSASRADAVADSCKRLNGYWAISNPTFICTTSSSSDPVLECFRLHEELLRCGSAEQVHNATYTYMAAQVRQFAVEMIVNCRTSDEVKIMLRNRDGCKFRGQFPYPRLITAMDYKQKEFVAHINIQQVLETAWLGDWIEWKAYSGPRKLAYLLWRFCMLPVTVALGMLAPNSKLNQFNRLPINRMFNSLVTYLVFLGLLFAHSNADKFKTHRGAPELRTWLPIVVFVLGHVVEKTKLRLQQGPGRFFKNLWNVFDTVKLTLFVVAFLCWAVAGVRAGRESDHHLDRKYWHWADPQLLAEGLFTVATVMAYLRLLFLCQLNYYVGPMQVSLGKVLHDFGKFATFLVIIMAAFTCGLGTYYSYYAGMVYRDPETGETTRQEDSFVTVADTFKTLFWGIFCMTSLDAPNVVVGNAAPATGRVDAEAQTHQFTQLVGYGLFAVFEVLMVVVMMNMLIAAMSDTFQGVTDNAEYEWLFGRTKVYVSYMLQDDLPPPFNLLPTTGLLFCAKRYVSKSSRGYGLLPGDDGRGDFDSRSTAAAPEFRDLMAEIVKRYFTMHRAPAEH; this comes from the exons ATGTTGGACCGGCTGCTGGAATTCGACGAGACCAACAACGGAACGGGAAACCGGGGCAAGGGCATTGGCTGGAATCGGGTGCGGTCGGACGACGGCGTTAACGCAGCCGATCCGGAAGACGACGACGATTCGGAAGAGTTTCCGCGGTTCATGACGCCGCTGATGTTGGCCGCGCAGTGCGGCCTGTACGAGACTGTCGAGTACCTGGTGAACCGCGGCCACAAGCTGGACAGGCCGCATCCACCACGGTGCACCTGCAGTGACCGGTGCATGGTCTCGGCTTCGCGCGCCGACGCGGTGGCCGACAGCTGCAAACGGCTGAACGGGTACTGGGCCATCAGCAACCCGACGTTCATATGCACCACGTCTTCCAGTTCCGATCCGGTACTCGAGTGCTTCCGGTTGCACGAAGAGCTGTTGCGGTGCGGATCCGCCGAACAGGTGCACAACGCTACGTACACGTATATGGCCGCACAG GTTAGACAATTCGCGGTGGAAATGATAGTGAACTGCAGGACGTCGGACGAAGTCAAGATCATGTTGCGAAATCGGGACGGTTGCAAGTTCAGAGGTCAGTTCCCGTACCCGAGACTGATCACGGCTATGGACTACAAGCAGAAGGAGTTCGTAGCGCACATCAACATCCAACAGGTGCTGGAAACCGCGTGGCTGGGCGACTGGATCGAGTGGAAGGCGTACTCGGGGCCGCGGAAGTTGGCGTACCTGCTGTGGCGGTTCTGCATGCTGCCGGTGACGGTGGCGCTGGGAATGCTGGCGCCCAACTCGAAGCTGAACCAGTTCAACCGGTTGCCGATCAACCGGATGTTCAACAGCCTGGTCACCTACCTGGTGTTCCTCGGGCTGCTGTTCGCGCACTCGAACGCCGACAAGTTCAAGACGCACAGGGGCGCGCCGGAACTGCGCACGTGGCTGCCGATCGTCGTGTTCGTGCTGGGCCACGTGGTGGAGAAGACGAAGCTGCGGCTGCAGCAGGGCCCGGGCCGGTTCTTCAAGAACCTGTGGAACGTGTTCGACACGGTCAAGCTGACGCTGTTCGTCGTCGCGTTCCTGTGCTGGGCGGTGGCCGGCGTCCGGGCCGGCCGCGAGTCGGACCATCACCTGGACCGCAAGTACTGGCACTGGGCCGACCCGCAGCTGCTGGCCGAGGGCCTGTTCACCGTGGCCACCGTGATGGCGTACCTGCGGCTGCTGTTCCTGTGCCAGCTCAACTACTACGTGGGGCCCATGCAGGTGTCCCTGGGCAAGGTGCTGCACGACTTCGGCAAGTTCGCCACGTTCCTGGTGATCATCATGGCGGCGTTCACGTGCGGCCTGGGCACGTATTACTCGTATTACGCGGGCATGGTGTACAGGGACCCGGAGACGGGCGAGACCACCAGGCAGGAGGACTCGTTCGTCACGGTGGCCGACACGTTCAAGACGCTGTTCTGGGGCATATTCTGCATGACGTCGCTGGACGCGCCCAACGTGGTGGTCGGCAACGCGGCCCCGGCCACCGGGCGCGTGGACGCCGAGGCGCAGACGCACCAGTTCACGCAGCTGGTGGGCTACGGGCTGTTCGCCGTGTTCGAGGTGCTCATGGTGGTGGTCATGATGAACATGCTCATCGCCGCCATGTCGGACACATTCCAGGGCGTCACCGACAACGCCGAGTACGAGTGGCTGTTCGGCCGGACGAAGGTGTACGTCAGCTACATGCTGCAGGACGACCTGCCGCCGCCGTTCAACCTGTTGCCCACCACGGGGCTGCTGTTCTGCGCCAAGCGGTACGTGTCCAAGTCGTCGCGGGGCTACGGCCTATTGCCGGGCGACGACGGCCGGGGCGACTTCGACAGCCGCTCGACGGCCGCGGCCCCCGAGTTCCGCGACCTCATGGCCGAGATCGTCAAGCGGTATTTCACCATGCACAGGGCGCCCGCCGAACACTGA